From one Phycodurus eques isolate BA_2022a chromosome 6, UOR_Pequ_1.1, whole genome shotgun sequence genomic stretch:
- the spag5 gene encoding sperm-associated antigen 5 isoform X2, protein MSSRSVEGSPSRRCGQRPPLRSVENERQRLSTPLRLKSKSLMNKEKEDVCFGWCSPPPADVTQTIEMAACGHTNVTFKSFICSSGEVEISEEPSLCTEDQIFLPQGQTAGDTFEIEDTGTSETCSVHMEHPYCHPERTDASLVDVVPASTGAMDVTWKSSVCDSSEVEVWDGSRRPDEAIPPVLDGECEDHLYRCQCEGAPCAVCNLTFKSFTCIGGEVEIPNVIKMVDETVSLPAEQRTTGHSELSFLASDVQLCSDHFDHPYCHYASNVDTFGQDGVLSAVVAIPEEQAADSHFLHNNKSLTPDPIQRSINDNVSTFTPALDMIWTHGSVNLQAQEPCSDHLDPPNYHCDNDPSASCSLDPFVETNKDTFEQEVVSSAFAAIPVEQALTSQFLTNNESLKMDPFKKNQNADVSGTPKTPSDKTLTPASFFFKVHETARMHSDDKTLPEVRPHLEVSHSSEAKDSALGLSENGPDVQTHVDKPLAETMPKVLKALSECPSVVTALQLISPVRRASLSLMRALRDPADVCEKNLFSPDSKELAALWADNLESPMPHPLLNSTTVCNNPKPEGPRPEDLGKKIQGSWAPGGPLSTDGPLQQQLRQMAEFLILASGKMDFAAPPAAPESTPPAESCSVCVGVTPVKRLDRSLNTSGEFERKGRFSIADACTLTDPLLWNCPPGSLECVPREDLEQRLMSSMIMVEALVQQLAVSRAPARGHSVGPPPSELRDKLVQTDHTELRQTTMYRDLYMEALNRIGDLEKDGRSLQELVQYIQGLRVTMTSLTSDTDAALSDMKKIEVLVREDHQSLTWHFKEMQMRMKQKVKETFRQRDEMKTEMEDALASKEAAFSTLEQLRTRCASEMAALQRSVGSQRELLAVLNLTFPEQVALNKTSTETLNSASELVCQTMEDQSNLTKELSTVRSLVHRTPALLVKLKEKTAAALRERDEHMATRDRALEEREQLEDNLRQATLNLQSAEEQIGDLNLQVTILNSEMGVLRQKLIEREGERAQLERTVTEMSATLSSTTAAHTFLEHTLAEETSKLQEAQRDASQAKETADQLSSSLRKAEERTDELVRNLVEREGDLCRLQALSHSQSSQIKQLSVVCAKLNDAVEMNEFLHAENEVAREQLVESENMLRVLHERNIQCEDLKAELCQLQREKRSAQEELEVARARASTARLKQAEELARAVTEITLVHHTLRGVTNELHDALGGENPEPKKSEPALKVERPHLPSSFVGSVMVALTAGKNEEEEETITPEVGVDSPRETIFSKNSAFTRLPVTPKKDLMVEEFDAKEEEEEEEEEEEEEQQRGVLEQLAHLSKTVTELVGTLKSAQRHKDAREEELQHTATHLEMALQTANDKHKAEVAELKFELSRMRGQAARRNQALQQQAQDEKMITKLMTEVTESQELMIKYRTEKKEFRKETTELHHSLQQTQTEVQILRAELKKAGGYTAGKVDVMEEKLLLLKEVERLKKSLQEMAQTRGKLIERAKRHQLIHQMNQQKCENEVHMLNNMIKKVRETLLSLPEGLKKCEQLQQLLKYLG, encoded by the exons ATGTCGAGTCGAAGTGTGGAAGGCTCG CCTTCCAGGAGATGTGGGCAGCGCCCTCCCTTGAGAAGTGTGGAGAATGAAAGGCAGCGTCTGTCTACGCCACTCAGACTGAAGTCTAAATCACTGATGAACAAAGAAAAG GAGGATGTTTGTTTTGGCTGGTGTTCTCCTCCACCAGCAGATGTGACACAAACCATCGAAATGGCTGCTTGTGGACACACCAATGTCACATTTAAATCCTTCATCTGCTCCAGTGGCGAAGTGGAGATTTCAGAAGAGCCTTCACTGTGCACAGAAGACCAAATTTTTTTGCCTCAGGGTCAAACTGCGGGCGACACTTTTGAAATAGAGGACACTGGCACCAGTGAGACCTGCAGCGTACACATGGAACATCCTTACTGCCACCCTGAGCGAACGGACGCTTCTCTTGTTGATGTCGTTCCAGCCAGCACTGGTGCCATGGATGTCACTTGGAAGTCGTCTGTCTGCGACAGCAGTGAGGTGGAAGTTTGGGACGGCTCCAGGCGACCGGATGAAGCCATTCCTCCCGTACTAGACGGCGAATGTGAGGATCATCTCTACCGCTGTCAGTGTGAGGGCGCTCCTTGTGCGGTCTGCAATCTAACATTCAAGTCATTCACCTGCATTGGGGGTGAGGTGGAAATCCCCAACGTCATTAAAATGGTAGACGAGACGGTTTCTCTTCCAGCAGAGCAAAGAACAACCGGTCATTCGGAGCTGAGCTTTTTAGCTTCTGATGTGCAGCTCTGCAGCGATCACTTTGACCATCCGTACTGCCATTATGCGAGCAATGTGGACACTTTTGGACAAGACGGTGTCTTGAGTGCTGTTGTCGCTATTCCAGAGGAACAAGCTGCGGACTCTCATTTCCTCCATAACAACAAATCTCTCACACCGGATCCCATTCAAAGGAGCATAAATGACAATGTAAGTACTTTTACACCAGCATTGGACATGATTTGGACTCACGGCTCGGTTAATTTACAAGCCCAAGAGCCCTGTAGTGATCATTTAGACCCCCCAAACTATCATTGTGACAATGATCCCTCTGCATCATGCAGCCTGGATCCTTTTGTCGAGACGAATAAGGACACTTTTGAACAAGAGGTTGTCTCGAGCGCTTTTGCCGCTATTCCAGTGGAGCAAGCTTTGACCTCCCAGTTTCTCACTAACAACGAATCGCTCAAAATGGATCCATTTAAAAAGAACCAAAATGCCGATGTTTCAGGGACTCCTAAAACACCATCGGACAAGACTTTAACTCCtgcgtcatttttttttaaagtccatgAGACAGCTAGGATGCACAGTGATGACAAAACACTCCCTGAGGTGCGGCCGCATCTGGAAGTCAGCCATTCCAGTGAGGCGAAGGACAGCGCCCTTGGTTTGTCGGAAAATGGGCCAGATGTGCAAACGCATGTGGACAAACCTCTCGCGGAGACCATGCCCAAGGTTTTAAAAGCGCTCTCAGAGTGCCCCTCGGTAGTGACGGCTCTACAGCTCATCAGTCCGGTTCGAAGGGCGTCACTTTCCCTCATGAGGGCTCTCAGGGATCCCGCCGACGTCTGCGAGAAGAACCTGTTTTCACCAGACAGTAAAGAGCTGGCCGCTTTGTGGGCAGACAACTTGGAGAGCCCTATGCCTCATCCCCTCTTAAACTCCACAACTGTGTGCAACAACCCCAAGCCAGAGGGTCCGCGGCCAGAGGATCTGGGAAAGAAGATCCAGGGGTCATGGGCTCCCGGAGGACCTTTGAGTACGGACGGTCCGCTCCAGCAGCAGCTCCGACAAATGGCAGAGTTTCTCATCCTGGCGTCGGGAAAGATGGACTTCGCTGCCCCTCCTGCTGCTCCTGAAAGCACTCCTCCCGCAGAGTCCTGCAGCGTCTGTGTGGGCGTCACCCCTGTGAAAAGATTGGATCGAAGCCTCAATACGTCCGGAGAGTTTGAGAGGAAGGGCCGTTTCTCCATAGCAGATGCCTGCACGCTCACCGATCCGCTCCTGTGGAA CTGTCCCCCGGGCAGCCTGGAGTGCGTGCCCAGAGAGGACCTGGAGCAGAGGCTGATGTCAAGCATGATCATGGTGGAGGCCTTGGTGCAGCAGCTGGCCGTGTCCCGAGCGCCAGCGCGTGGTCACTCTGTGGGCCCGCCTCCGTCCGAGTTGCGGGACAAACTGGTGCAGACGGACCACACTGAGCTCAGACAG ACCACAATGTATAGGGACTTGTATATGGAGGCTTTGAACAGGATTGGCGACTTGGAGAAAGATGGAAGGTCTCTGCAGGAACTCGTCCAGTATATCCAGGGACTGCGTGTCACCATG ACATCCTTGACCAGCGACACCGATGCAGCGCTTTCCGACATGAAGAAAATTGAGGTGCTTGTTAGAGAGGATCATCAAAGTCTCACTTGGCAT TTCAAGGAAATGCAGATGCGAATGAAGCAGAAGGTCAAAGAAACTTTCAGGCAAAGAGACGAGATGAAGACTGAGATGGAAGACGCCCTGGCATCCAAGGAAGCT GCCTTCAGTACGTTGGAGCAGCTGAGGACCCGCTGCGCCAGTGAAATGGCGGCGCTGCAGAGAAGCGTCGGCTCTCAGCGGGAACTCCTTGCTGTCCTTAATCTCACCTTCCCAGAGCAG GTTGCACTAAACAAGACCAGTACCGAAACCCTGAACTCTGCTTCGGAGCTCGTGTGCCAAACCATGGAGGATCAGTCCAATTTGACTAAAGAA tTGTCCACAGTCAGAAGCCTCGTGCATAGGACCCCTGCCTTGCTGGTGAAGCTGAAAGAGAAGACGGCAGCCGCTCTGAGAGAAAGAGACGAGCACATGGCAACGCGAGACCGAGCTCTGGAGGAGAGAGAGCAG CTGGAAGACAATCTAAGGCAAGCTACGCTAAATCTCCAATCTGCCGAAGAGCAGATTGGTGATTTAAATCTGCAGGTTACAATTTTGAACTCAG AGATGGGCGTGCTGCGTCAGAAGCTAATAGAGCGTGAGGGGGAACGAGCCCAGCTCGAGAGGACCGTGACGGAAATGTCAGCCACCTTGTCCTCCACGACGGCCGCCCACACCTTCCTGGAGCACACGCTGGCCGAGGAGACGTCCAA gtTGCAGGAGGCACAAAGAGACGCAAGCCAGGCGAAGGAAACGGCAGACCA GTTGTCGTCATCACTCCGCAAGGCGGAGGAGCGGACCGACGAACTCGTTCGTAATCTGGTCGAGAGAGAGGGGGACCTCTGCCGCCTGCAGGCGCTCTCACATTCGCAGAGCTCACAGATCAAGCAGCTGAGCGTCGTTTGCGCGAAACTCAACGACGCGGTGGAGATGAACGAG TTCCTGCACGCAGAGAACGAGGTGGCCCGGGAGCAGCTTGTTGAAAGCGAAAACATGCTCAGGGTTCTCCATGAGAGGAACATCCAGTGTGAAGACCTGAAAGCAGAACTCTGCCAACTACA GCGAGAGAAGAGGAGTGCGCAAGAGGAGCTGGAGGTCGCACGGGCTAGAGCCAGCACAGCTCGGCTAAAGCAAGCTGAGGAGCTTGCTCGGGCCGTCACGGAAATCACCTTGGTGCACCACACGCTGCGAGGGGTGACCAACGAGCTGCACGACGCGCTCGGTGGCGAG AATCCAGAACCAAAGAAGTCGGAACCTGCTCTCAAAGTGGAGCGGCCACACCTGCCCAGCTCTTTTGTAGGGAGCGTCATGGTTGCGTTAACTGCTGGGaagaatgaggaggaggaggaaaccATCACACCAGAAG TCGGCGTGGACTCTCCGAGAGAAACCATCTTCAGCAAGAACAGTGCCTTCACCCGCTTGCCGGTCACCCCGAAAAAGGACCTCATGGTGGAGGAATTTGATgcaaaggaagaggaggaggaggaggaggaggaggaggaggaggagcagcagcgCGGAGTGCTGGAGCAGCTGGCCCACCTGAGCAAGACGGTCACAGAGCTCGTTGGCACCCTCAAGTCTGCGCAGAGACACAAGGACGCTCGGGAGGAGGAACTGCAACACACTGC CACTCACCTGGAGATGGCGCTGCAGACTGCAAACGACAAGCACAAGGCGGAAGTGGCTGAGCTGAAGTTTGAGCTGAGCCGCATGCGGGGCCAGGCCGCGCGCCGTAACCAGGCGCTGCAGCAGCAAGCTCAG GATGAGAAGATGATCACAAAGCTGATGACTGAAGTCACCGAGTCCCAGGAGTTGATGATCAAATACaggactgaaaaaaaa GAGTTCCGTAAGGAGACGACAGAGCTGCATCACTCTCTCCAACAGACTCAAACGGAAGTTCAAATCCTGCGTGCCGAGCTGAAGAAAGCTGGCGGATATACAGCCGGCAAGGTTGATGTCATGGAAGAGAAGCTTCTCTTATTGAAAGAG GTGGAGCGACTGAAGAAGAGCCTTCAGGAGATGGCGCAGACCAGAGGGAAACTGATTGAACGGGCAAAGCGTCAT CAACTGATCCATCAAATGAACCAGCAGAAGTGCGAGAACGAGGTTCACATGTTGAACAACATGATCAAGAAAGTCCGGGAG ACGTTGCTGTCATTGCCTGAGGGGTTGAAGAAGTGTGAGCAGCTACAGCAGCTTTTGAAATATTTAGGCTga
- the spag5 gene encoding sperm-associated antigen 5 isoform X1 codes for MSSRSVEGSPSRRCGQRPPLRSVENERQRLSTPLRLKSKSLMNKEKEDVCFGWCSPPPADVTQTIEMAACGHTNVTFKSFICSSGEVEISEEPSLCTEDQIFLPQGQTAGDTFEIEDTGTSETCSVHMEHPYCHPERTDASLVDVVPASTGAMDVTWKSSVCDSSEVEVWDGSRRPDEAIPPVLDGECEDHLYRCQCEGAPCAVCNLTFKSFTCIGGEVEIPNVIKMVDETVSLPAEQRTTGHSELSFLASDVQLCSDHFDHPYCHYASNVDTFGQDGVLSAVVAIPEEQAADSHFLHNNKSLTPDPIQRSINDNVSTFTPALDMIWTHGSVNLQAQEPCSDHLDPPNYHCDNDPSASCSLDPFVETNKDTFEQEVVSSAFAAIPVEQALTSQFLTNNESLKMDPFKKNQNADVSGTPKTPSDKTLTPASFFFKVHETARMHSDDKTLPEVRPHLEVSHSSEAKDSALGLSENGPDVQTHVDKPLAETMPKVLKALSECPSVVTALQLISPVRRASLSLMRALRDPADVCEKNLFSPDSKELAALWADNLESPMPHPLLNSTTVCNNPKPEGPRPEDLGKKIQGSWAPGGPLSTDGPLQQQLRQMAEFLILASGKMDFAAPPAAPESTPPAESCSVCVGVTPVKRLDRSLNTSGEFERKGRFSIADACTLTDPLLWNCPPGSLECVPREDLEQRLMSSMIMVEALVQQLAVSRAPARGHSVGPPPSELRDKLVQTDHTELRQTTMYRDLYMEALNRIGDLEKDGRSLQELVQYIQGLRVTMTSLTSDTDAALSDMKKIEVLVREDHQSLTWHYGEMKLLFRKFKEMQMRMKQKVKETFRQRDEMKTEMEDALASKEAAFSTLEQLRTRCASEMAALQRSVGSQRELLAVLNLTFPEQVALNKTSTETLNSASELVCQTMEDQSNLTKELSTVRSLVHRTPALLVKLKEKTAAALRERDEHMATRDRALEEREQLEDNLRQATLNLQSAEEQIGDLNLQVTILNSEMGVLRQKLIEREGERAQLERTVTEMSATLSSTTAAHTFLEHTLAEETSKLQEAQRDASQAKETADQLSSSLRKAEERTDELVRNLVEREGDLCRLQALSHSQSSQIKQLSVVCAKLNDAVEMNEFLHAENEVAREQLVESENMLRVLHERNIQCEDLKAELCQLQREKRSAQEELEVARARASTARLKQAEELARAVTEITLVHHTLRGVTNELHDALGGENPEPKKSEPALKVERPHLPSSFVGSVMVALTAGKNEEEEETITPEVGVDSPRETIFSKNSAFTRLPVTPKKDLMVEEFDAKEEEEEEEEEEEEEQQRGVLEQLAHLSKTVTELVGTLKSAQRHKDAREEELQHTATHLEMALQTANDKHKAEVAELKFELSRMRGQAARRNQALQQQAQDEKMITKLMTEVTESQELMIKYRTEKKEFRKETTELHHSLQQTQTEVQILRAELKKAGGYTAGKVDVMEEKLLLLKEVERLKKSLQEMAQTRGKLIERAKRHQLIHQMNQQKCENEVHMLNNMIKKVRETLLSLPEGLKKCEQLQQLLKYLG; via the exons ATGTCGAGTCGAAGTGTGGAAGGCTCG CCTTCCAGGAGATGTGGGCAGCGCCCTCCCTTGAGAAGTGTGGAGAATGAAAGGCAGCGTCTGTCTACGCCACTCAGACTGAAGTCTAAATCACTGATGAACAAAGAAAAG GAGGATGTTTGTTTTGGCTGGTGTTCTCCTCCACCAGCAGATGTGACACAAACCATCGAAATGGCTGCTTGTGGACACACCAATGTCACATTTAAATCCTTCATCTGCTCCAGTGGCGAAGTGGAGATTTCAGAAGAGCCTTCACTGTGCACAGAAGACCAAATTTTTTTGCCTCAGGGTCAAACTGCGGGCGACACTTTTGAAATAGAGGACACTGGCACCAGTGAGACCTGCAGCGTACACATGGAACATCCTTACTGCCACCCTGAGCGAACGGACGCTTCTCTTGTTGATGTCGTTCCAGCCAGCACTGGTGCCATGGATGTCACTTGGAAGTCGTCTGTCTGCGACAGCAGTGAGGTGGAAGTTTGGGACGGCTCCAGGCGACCGGATGAAGCCATTCCTCCCGTACTAGACGGCGAATGTGAGGATCATCTCTACCGCTGTCAGTGTGAGGGCGCTCCTTGTGCGGTCTGCAATCTAACATTCAAGTCATTCACCTGCATTGGGGGTGAGGTGGAAATCCCCAACGTCATTAAAATGGTAGACGAGACGGTTTCTCTTCCAGCAGAGCAAAGAACAACCGGTCATTCGGAGCTGAGCTTTTTAGCTTCTGATGTGCAGCTCTGCAGCGATCACTTTGACCATCCGTACTGCCATTATGCGAGCAATGTGGACACTTTTGGACAAGACGGTGTCTTGAGTGCTGTTGTCGCTATTCCAGAGGAACAAGCTGCGGACTCTCATTTCCTCCATAACAACAAATCTCTCACACCGGATCCCATTCAAAGGAGCATAAATGACAATGTAAGTACTTTTACACCAGCATTGGACATGATTTGGACTCACGGCTCGGTTAATTTACAAGCCCAAGAGCCCTGTAGTGATCATTTAGACCCCCCAAACTATCATTGTGACAATGATCCCTCTGCATCATGCAGCCTGGATCCTTTTGTCGAGACGAATAAGGACACTTTTGAACAAGAGGTTGTCTCGAGCGCTTTTGCCGCTATTCCAGTGGAGCAAGCTTTGACCTCCCAGTTTCTCACTAACAACGAATCGCTCAAAATGGATCCATTTAAAAAGAACCAAAATGCCGATGTTTCAGGGACTCCTAAAACACCATCGGACAAGACTTTAACTCCtgcgtcatttttttttaaagtccatgAGACAGCTAGGATGCACAGTGATGACAAAACACTCCCTGAGGTGCGGCCGCATCTGGAAGTCAGCCATTCCAGTGAGGCGAAGGACAGCGCCCTTGGTTTGTCGGAAAATGGGCCAGATGTGCAAACGCATGTGGACAAACCTCTCGCGGAGACCATGCCCAAGGTTTTAAAAGCGCTCTCAGAGTGCCCCTCGGTAGTGACGGCTCTACAGCTCATCAGTCCGGTTCGAAGGGCGTCACTTTCCCTCATGAGGGCTCTCAGGGATCCCGCCGACGTCTGCGAGAAGAACCTGTTTTCACCAGACAGTAAAGAGCTGGCCGCTTTGTGGGCAGACAACTTGGAGAGCCCTATGCCTCATCCCCTCTTAAACTCCACAACTGTGTGCAACAACCCCAAGCCAGAGGGTCCGCGGCCAGAGGATCTGGGAAAGAAGATCCAGGGGTCATGGGCTCCCGGAGGACCTTTGAGTACGGACGGTCCGCTCCAGCAGCAGCTCCGACAAATGGCAGAGTTTCTCATCCTGGCGTCGGGAAAGATGGACTTCGCTGCCCCTCCTGCTGCTCCTGAAAGCACTCCTCCCGCAGAGTCCTGCAGCGTCTGTGTGGGCGTCACCCCTGTGAAAAGATTGGATCGAAGCCTCAATACGTCCGGAGAGTTTGAGAGGAAGGGCCGTTTCTCCATAGCAGATGCCTGCACGCTCACCGATCCGCTCCTGTGGAA CTGTCCCCCGGGCAGCCTGGAGTGCGTGCCCAGAGAGGACCTGGAGCAGAGGCTGATGTCAAGCATGATCATGGTGGAGGCCTTGGTGCAGCAGCTGGCCGTGTCCCGAGCGCCAGCGCGTGGTCACTCTGTGGGCCCGCCTCCGTCCGAGTTGCGGGACAAACTGGTGCAGACGGACCACACTGAGCTCAGACAG ACCACAATGTATAGGGACTTGTATATGGAGGCTTTGAACAGGATTGGCGACTTGGAGAAAGATGGAAGGTCTCTGCAGGAACTCGTCCAGTATATCCAGGGACTGCGTGTCACCATG ACATCCTTGACCAGCGACACCGATGCAGCGCTTTCCGACATGAAGAAAATTGAGGTGCTTGTTAGAGAGGATCATCAAAGTCTCACTTGGCAT TACGGTGAAATGAAGTTGTTGTTTCGAAAGTTCAAGGAAATGCAGATGCGAATGAAGCAGAAGGTCAAAGAAACTTTCAGGCAAAGAGACGAGATGAAGACTGAGATGGAAGACGCCCTGGCATCCAAGGAAGCT GCCTTCAGTACGTTGGAGCAGCTGAGGACCCGCTGCGCCAGTGAAATGGCGGCGCTGCAGAGAAGCGTCGGCTCTCAGCGGGAACTCCTTGCTGTCCTTAATCTCACCTTCCCAGAGCAG GTTGCACTAAACAAGACCAGTACCGAAACCCTGAACTCTGCTTCGGAGCTCGTGTGCCAAACCATGGAGGATCAGTCCAATTTGACTAAAGAA tTGTCCACAGTCAGAAGCCTCGTGCATAGGACCCCTGCCTTGCTGGTGAAGCTGAAAGAGAAGACGGCAGCCGCTCTGAGAGAAAGAGACGAGCACATGGCAACGCGAGACCGAGCTCTGGAGGAGAGAGAGCAG CTGGAAGACAATCTAAGGCAAGCTACGCTAAATCTCCAATCTGCCGAAGAGCAGATTGGTGATTTAAATCTGCAGGTTACAATTTTGAACTCAG AGATGGGCGTGCTGCGTCAGAAGCTAATAGAGCGTGAGGGGGAACGAGCCCAGCTCGAGAGGACCGTGACGGAAATGTCAGCCACCTTGTCCTCCACGACGGCCGCCCACACCTTCCTGGAGCACACGCTGGCCGAGGAGACGTCCAA gtTGCAGGAGGCACAAAGAGACGCAAGCCAGGCGAAGGAAACGGCAGACCA GTTGTCGTCATCACTCCGCAAGGCGGAGGAGCGGACCGACGAACTCGTTCGTAATCTGGTCGAGAGAGAGGGGGACCTCTGCCGCCTGCAGGCGCTCTCACATTCGCAGAGCTCACAGATCAAGCAGCTGAGCGTCGTTTGCGCGAAACTCAACGACGCGGTGGAGATGAACGAG TTCCTGCACGCAGAGAACGAGGTGGCCCGGGAGCAGCTTGTTGAAAGCGAAAACATGCTCAGGGTTCTCCATGAGAGGAACATCCAGTGTGAAGACCTGAAAGCAGAACTCTGCCAACTACA GCGAGAGAAGAGGAGTGCGCAAGAGGAGCTGGAGGTCGCACGGGCTAGAGCCAGCACAGCTCGGCTAAAGCAAGCTGAGGAGCTTGCTCGGGCCGTCACGGAAATCACCTTGGTGCACCACACGCTGCGAGGGGTGACCAACGAGCTGCACGACGCGCTCGGTGGCGAG AATCCAGAACCAAAGAAGTCGGAACCTGCTCTCAAAGTGGAGCGGCCACACCTGCCCAGCTCTTTTGTAGGGAGCGTCATGGTTGCGTTAACTGCTGGGaagaatgaggaggaggaggaaaccATCACACCAGAAG TCGGCGTGGACTCTCCGAGAGAAACCATCTTCAGCAAGAACAGTGCCTTCACCCGCTTGCCGGTCACCCCGAAAAAGGACCTCATGGTGGAGGAATTTGATgcaaaggaagaggaggaggaggaggaggaggaggaggaggaggagcagcagcgCGGAGTGCTGGAGCAGCTGGCCCACCTGAGCAAGACGGTCACAGAGCTCGTTGGCACCCTCAAGTCTGCGCAGAGACACAAGGACGCTCGGGAGGAGGAACTGCAACACACTGC CACTCACCTGGAGATGGCGCTGCAGACTGCAAACGACAAGCACAAGGCGGAAGTGGCTGAGCTGAAGTTTGAGCTGAGCCGCATGCGGGGCCAGGCCGCGCGCCGTAACCAGGCGCTGCAGCAGCAAGCTCAG GATGAGAAGATGATCACAAAGCTGATGACTGAAGTCACCGAGTCCCAGGAGTTGATGATCAAATACaggactgaaaaaaaa GAGTTCCGTAAGGAGACGACAGAGCTGCATCACTCTCTCCAACAGACTCAAACGGAAGTTCAAATCCTGCGTGCCGAGCTGAAGAAAGCTGGCGGATATACAGCCGGCAAGGTTGATGTCATGGAAGAGAAGCTTCTCTTATTGAAAGAG GTGGAGCGACTGAAGAAGAGCCTTCAGGAGATGGCGCAGACCAGAGGGAAACTGATTGAACGGGCAAAGCGTCAT CAACTGATCCATCAAATGAACCAGCAGAAGTGCGAGAACGAGGTTCACATGTTGAACAACATGATCAAGAAAGTCCGGGAG ACGTTGCTGTCATTGCCTGAGGGGTTGAAGAAGTGTGAGCAGCTACAGCAGCTTTTGAAATATTTAGGCTga
- the foxe1 gene encoding forkhead box protein E1 produces MPVVKVEKDSPPDTYSAAPDPPEEQPRGRRRKRPLQRGKPPYSYIALISMAIANSPDRKLTLGGIYKFITERFPFYQDNSKKWQNSIRHNLTLNDCFIKIPREPGRPGKGNYWALDPNAEDMFESGSFLRRRKRFKRCDLSTYASYVHDNPIFTPVQIARPAAYSNAVYPNMTVSPSYGQQLPSAYYPSPSPPGFGPAQTHMFSINNLIGPPAGMLGAQGPDGMPQSARSFTPEGIHNGPGPCSLAPPVFQSQTCGGAAPPRSTTSAHPGFAYSGQSGHPHHHHATPHGPYGQGHSQLYAASGRVASSGETADHYGRVSPVQLGSFSQYNSANAGGYLRHQPYTGNMDRFVSAI; encoded by the coding sequence ATGCCGGTGGTCAAAGTGGAGAAAGACTCTCCGCCTGACACGTACTCAGCGGCCCCCGACCCACCGGAAGAGCAGCCCCGAGGTCGGCGCAGGAAAAGACCCCTGCAGCGAGGCAAGCCGCCCTACAGCTACATCGCCCTCATCTCCATGGCCATCGCCAACTCCCCTGACCGCAAGCTGACGCTGGGGGGCATCTATAAGTTCATCACGGAGCGCTTCCCCTTCTACCAGGACAACTCGAAGAAGTGGCAGAACTCGATCCGCCACAATTTGACGCTCAACGACTGCTTCATCAAGATCCCCCGGGAGCCGGGGCGCCCGGGGAAGGGCAACTACTGGGCCTTGGACCCCAACGCCGAGGACATGTTCGAGAGCGGCAGTTTTCTGCGGCGCAGGAAGCGCTTCAAGCGGTGCGACCTCAGCACCTACGCCTCGTATGTGCACGACAACCCGATTTTCACGCCGGTCCAGATTGCGAGGCCGGCAGCATACTCCAACGCGGTGTACCCCAACATGACCGTCAGTCCGTCCTACGGGCAGCAGTTGCCCTCGGCCTACTACCCGTCCCCGTCGCCCCCCGGATTCGGCCCGGCTCAGACTCACATGTTCAGCATCAACAACCTGATCGGACCTCCGGCCGGCATGCTGGGAGCTCAGGGGCCAGACGGAATGCCGCAGTCCGCTCGCAGCTTCACCCCCGAGGGGATCCACAACGGGCCCGGCCCCTGTAGTCTGGCACCGCCGGTTTTCCAGAGCCAGACGTGCGGAGGGGCCGCCCCGCCCCGCTCCACCACTTCCGCGCACCCGGGGTTCGCCTATTCCGGACAGAGCGGCCACCCGCACCACCACCACGCCACCCCACACGGCCCCTACGGACAAGGCCACAGCCAACTGTACGCCGCATCCGGTCGCGTGGCCTCCTCGGGCGAGACGGCGGACCACTACGGCAGGGTCTCGCCAGTGCAGCTGGGGTCTTTCTCTCAGTACAACAGCGCCAATGCAGGGGGTTACCTGCGACACCAGCCCTACACTGGGAACATGGACAGATTTGTGTCTGCTATCTGA